In Aedes albopictus strain Foshan chromosome 3, AalbF5, whole genome shotgun sequence, the following are encoded in one genomic region:
- the LOC109422340 gene encoding calpain-B gives MEPSCEQTKEPVSNGEPLSRFLIVEFTDDNIVYNSTSVRQNPDAQDFYRLKQQFQTSKTLFEDPDFPASNHTVLGHNSQANVQWVRPSEITPKPKFYAQAQPEYSVEKRSVLHGFLSTAMTCLSTNQEAFLRTVPSDNAIEGKLYRGLFHFRFWQYGRWVDVVIDDRLPMMDGKLLFIRPTLQNEFWCALLEKAYAKLCGSYSAIASRDLCEAMQDFTGGITERYFLGQSVANVDVCYELIGSKLAKGSLMAAVKMNNNRGSHSYSILKAVTIESKMIGLQTPVEELIEINYLQSGGMSLPADCYRKSWLRIDEFVKNYDFVDICNMTPNQMGQPLSEDYSWQLSCIEGSWVNGSTAGGSKDDLKSFWTNPQFVVQLAHPDKIDTSGSCHLVISLMQKPGATGYLPISFLVFQLTDEDFRTKSVPMAFSKKKMPKTISHPSFSSGREVTGRVRVPPCTLLIVPCTQKRNIEGNFFLRIFSKPSRKVVETSPSSTPSTMGANWPSIARMFYSLADAKGTIDHIDLASILNTHFFTNKPKSKTKSILRRVLSRKSSHLEDSAKSPDGSHQEFVEHVAQFLASSGQMTTTANPERLTYDGFKRAIRDVQQWKEMFDFYDPDRKGYLDRKKLIKTLTKSSVATVEGQAHSSSSSLLQWLEMEQEDKIHLEEFIYYSQQNPVIMRLEMTAHMNEQMFEKVVNVK, from the exons ATTGTCTACAACTCTACCTCCGTTCGTCAGAACCCCGACGCACAAGACTTCTATCGACTCAAACAACAATTTCAGACCAGCAAAACCCTCTTCGAAGATCCGGACTTTCCCGCATCCAATCACACCGTCCTTGGGCATAACTCTCAAGCGAACGTCCAATGGGTACGACCCTCGGAAATCACCCCCAAGCCAAAGTTCTACGCTCAAGCACAACCGGAATACTCCGTCGAGAAGCGGTCCGTTCTGCATGGCTTCCTATCGACAGCGATGACCTGCCTTTCGACCAACCAAGAGGCATTCCTCAGAACCGTTCCCTCGGATAACGCCATCGAGGGGAAGCTGTACCGAGGTTTGTTTCACTTCCGGTTCTGGCAGTACGGCCGCTGGGTTGATGTGGTGATCGACGACCGGCTGCCAATGATGGACGGGAAGCTGCTGTTTATCAGACCGACGTTGCAAAATGAGTTCTGGTGTGCCTTGTTGGAGAAGGCGTACGCCAAACTGTGCGGATCGTACAGTGCGATTGCGTCGAGAGATCTATGCGAAGCTATGCAGGACTTCACAGGGGGTATCACCGAACGGTACTTTTTGGGGCAGTCGGTAGCGAATGTGGATGTGTGTTACGAATTGATCGGCTCGAAACTTGCGAAGGGATCGCTTATGGCGGCTGTGAAAATG AACAATAACCGAGGGTCACATTCATATTCCATCCTGAAAGCAGTTACCATCGAGAGCAAGATGATCGGTTTGCAGACGCCGGTAGAAGAGCTCATCGAAATCAACTACTTGCAGAGCGGTGGAATGTCCCTGCCCGCCGATTGTTACAGAAAGTCTTGGTTGCGCATCGACGAATTTGTCAAAAACTACGATTTCGTGGACATATGCAACATGACTCCCAATCAAATGGGTCAACCTCTGAGTGAAGACTACAGCTGGCAGTTGTCATGCATAGAAGGATCATGGGTCAACGGATCTACAGCTGGAGGTTCGAAAGACGATTTGAAATCCTTCTGGACGAATCCACAGTTTGTAGTCCAGCTAGCCCATCCAGATAAAATCGACACCTCTGGGTCGTGCCACCTAGTCATCTCACTCATGCAGAAACCTGGAGCAACTGGGTATCTTCCAATCAGCTTCTTGGTGTTCCAATTGACGGACGAAGATTTTCGCACAAAATCGGTTCCGATGGCTTTTTCCAAAAAGAAAATGCCAAAAACCATATCGCACCCTTCATTCTCCAGTGGCCGTGAAGTCACGGGTCGAGTGCGGGTTCCTCCCTGTACACTTCTCATAGTTCCTTGCACGCAAAAACGAAATATAGAAGGTAATTTCTTCCTCAGAATCTTCTCGAAGCCAAGTCGAAAAGTTGTAGAAACCTCGCCATCCAGTACCCCATCTACAATGGGAGCAAATTGGCCTTCGATAGCCCGAATGTTCTATAGCCTAGCGGACGCTAAAGGAACCATAGATCACATTGATTTAGCTTCCATATTGAACACTCACTTTTTTACTAACAAACCGAAGTCCAAAACAAAAAGTATCCTCCGAAGGGTGTTATCAAGAAAGAGCTCGCATCTCGAAGATTCAGCCAAATCCCCCGATGGTTCACACCAGGAATTCGTCGAACACGTGGCCCAGTTTCTTGCCTCAAGCGGACAAATGACCACCACCGCAAACCCGGAACGATTGACCTACGATGGGTTCAAACGAGCCATCCGGGATGTTCAGCAGTGGAAAGAGATGTTCGATTTCTACGATCCGGACCGGAAGGGTTACCTGGATCGGAAGAAGCTGATCAAGACGCTCACAAAGTCATCGGTGGCAACCGTGGAAGGTCAAGCTCATTCCAGCTCTTCTAGTTTGCTGCAGTGGTTGGAAATGGAACAGGAGGACAAGATCCACTTGGAAGAGTTCATCTACTATTCGCAGCAGAATCCGGTGATAATGCGACTGGAAATGACGGCCCACATGAATGAACAGATGTTTGAGAAGGTGGTGAACGTTAAGTAA